The Pelmatolapia mariae isolate MD_Pm_ZW linkage group LG10_11, Pm_UMD_F_2, whole genome shotgun sequence genome includes a region encoding these proteins:
- the LOC134637697 gene encoding uncharacterized protein LOC134637697 yields MASLKALLSALTLLALTVDASSGPGYSNYNYDQSGQDLTRLYNSPVMTAERMKRPLEGTSLILGPLSHSGVRVTLDDGSQWLIHKGGGFGLSSQTVVTDARHMSSAWRPVSSREFLGSKTVSDFVSAGGPNYNLLSDNCHLGSRRMMNQ; encoded by the exons ATGGCTTCCCTCAAAGCGCTGCTCTCTGCGCTGACTCTGCTGGCTCTGACTGTGGACGCCTCGTCCGGCC CCGGGTACAGCAACTACAACTACGACCAATCCGGTCAGGACCTGACCCGTCTCTACAACTCGCCAGTGATGACGGCTGAGAGGATGAAGAGGCCGCTGGAGGGGACTTCATTAATACTGGGACCACTCAGCCACTCTGGGGTTCG GGTGACGTTAGATGATGGCTCTCAGTGGCTGATCCATAAAGGAGGCGGATTTGGATTATCCTCACAGACGGTGGTGACTGATGCCCGACACATGAGCTCGGCCTGGAGG CCTGTCAGCTCTAGAGAATTCCTGGGTTCAAAGACAGTTTCAGACTTTGTGAGTGCTGGAGGACCCAACTACAACTTACTCTCTGATAACTGCCACCTGGGATCCCGTCGAATGATGAACCAGTAA